GGACCCCCGATGGCAATCGATCCGTCCTCCTCGACGCCTTTCAGCAAGAGCGACGATCTGGCGCTCGTGCAAGGCGTGCTCGACCGGCGGCAGGAGGCCCTGGCCGAGCTCTACGACCGCTATGCGCCGCTGCTGCTCGCGGTCAGCCGTCGCGTGCTCGCGGCCCCCGCCGAGGCCGCCGGAGCGGAGAGCGTTCTGCAGGAGACTTTCTTCGAGGTCTGGAACCAGGCCGAGCGCTTCGATTCCGGGGCTTCTTCGGTCTCCGCCTGGCTGGTGCTGATCGCGCGCGACCGGGCGCTCGCGCGACTTCGCAGGCGTCCGCCCGCGGAGCGCGGTCCAGCCGCGCATTCCGCGAGGACGGCACTCCTGTCGGAGCGGGGTGTCGAGACGCTTCCGGGCGTGCATGTCGAGAGCCGGGCCGTGCAGGAGCGCCGGCAGCGCGTCCAGGCGGTGCTCGCGACGCTTTCGGCCGAGCAGAAGCAGGCCCTCGAGATGGCCTTCTTCGAGGGGCTCTCGCTGAGCGAGATCGCAGACCGTACGCGGACGCCGTTCGAGGTCGTCAAGGCGCGCGCCCTGTTGGCGATGAAA
This window of the Thermoanaerobaculia bacterium genome carries:
- a CDS encoding sigma-70 family RNA polymerase sigma factor, which codes for MAIDPSSSTPFSKSDDLALVQGVLDRRQEALAELYDRYAPLLLAVSRRVLAAPAEAAGAESVLQETFFEVWNQAERFDSGASSVSAWLVLIARDRALARLRRRPPAERGPAAHSARTALLSERGVETLPGVHVESRAVQERRQRVQAVLATLSAEQKQALEMAFFEGLSLSEIADRTRTPFEVVKARALLAMKTLRRDLRAEIRELM